A single genomic interval of Alteromonas sp. BL110 harbors:
- a CDS encoding ABC transporter permease → MSTSFNLAWRLFKHEARRGELTIILLAIVLSVAAVLSLSLFSERLQGALKSRSAAFIAADAQLRSDDPINEDWLARAREEGLATAKQVATRSMVFKDDEMSLVDLRAVNNAYPLKGTVNITNQPFGEKRATTELPKPGEVWVQSRLFQNLGLTIGDDIEIGDGTFTVTHVLVDIPDAGFSVFNTDPIALIDLSDLDKTAVTGPGSRARYVGFFAGDLGDLESFNKWLLPQLNDDLHSWRTVEDDESAIGRSVASAERYFLLASLLAIVLAAVSIAVAAQRYAQRHFDPVAIMKTLGATSKIIRKVYLFQILFITVLGIFIGLVIGFIGQQVVVTLVADRVDVSLDVWHWRPVLIAVATGATCALLFSLYPLLQLFSVPPLRVLRKDISANLRSRSIQFVASGGAIFLLMWMYSRDLKISAILFVSGAALVLGLLGATYILIAIGRKLGSGRMGPWQLAWARIKRRAMDNSVQLISFSVTIMLLLVVLVMRNDMVSQWRSQLPEGTPNYFLINITPDIQPELDRHFADNGVNIEEFYPVIRGRFVSVNGEGVNTEVSKEDEPNREGRRGLGREANLTWSNSLQKENEIIEGKWHGNVETQYTEGWFPVSVEEGVAKRLNIEMGDRLTFNVGSEIVETKVTSIRTVNWQTMQPNFFFVIHPDAMAAFSPTYITSFYLPTDRKAELTNLLKPFASITMFDVDARINQLREIVDQVSVAVEFILVLVLMSGSLVLIAQVQASMDERKQEIAILRTLGAKGSLIRKSVIFEFVIIGVVAGFMAAMANELSLYLLQTTVFQMEASLHPEYWAIAPSVGAIVVGVLGAFGCYRLLTLNTGQMLRNMV, encoded by the coding sequence ATGTCGACGTCTTTTAATTTAGCTTGGCGGCTTTTTAAGCATGAAGCCAGGCGCGGCGAACTCACCATTATATTGCTGGCTATAGTGTTGTCTGTAGCGGCCGTGTTGTCGCTGTCGCTGTTTAGTGAGCGCTTGCAAGGCGCACTCAAGTCTCGCTCAGCTGCGTTTATTGCAGCAGATGCTCAGCTTCGTTCAGACGACCCTATAAACGAAGATTGGTTAGCTAGAGCGCGAGAAGAAGGGCTCGCGACTGCAAAGCAAGTGGCGACACGCTCAATGGTATTTAAAGATGACGAGATGTCGCTTGTCGATTTGCGAGCGGTGAACAACGCTTATCCTCTAAAAGGGACAGTCAATATTACTAATCAGCCTTTTGGAGAAAAACGCGCTACTACTGAACTGCCAAAGCCGGGCGAAGTCTGGGTTCAGTCTCGGCTTTTTCAGAATTTAGGGCTCACTATTGGCGATGACATAGAAATTGGCGATGGCACTTTTACGGTAACGCATGTTTTAGTAGACATTCCGGATGCAGGTTTTAGTGTATTTAACACCGACCCAATCGCACTTATCGATTTGAGCGATTTAGATAAAACCGCCGTTACTGGTCCAGGAAGTCGGGCTCGTTATGTTGGCTTTTTTGCGGGTGACTTAGGCGATCTGGAAAGTTTCAATAAATGGTTACTGCCTCAACTGAATGACGATTTACATTCGTGGCGGACAGTCGAAGATGATGAGTCAGCAATAGGACGCTCAGTGGCAAGTGCCGAGCGTTATTTTCTTTTAGCGAGTTTGTTAGCCATAGTGTTGGCAGCGGTCTCGATTGCTGTTGCTGCGCAGCGTTATGCCCAGCGCCACTTTGACCCCGTAGCAATAATGAAGACCTTAGGTGCAACAAGTAAAATAATCCGAAAAGTATACTTGTTTCAGATTTTATTTATTACCGTACTGGGTATTTTCATCGGTCTTGTTATCGGTTTTATCGGACAACAAGTAGTGGTTACTCTGGTAGCGGATAGAGTGGATGTATCCCTTGACGTTTGGCACTGGCGGCCGGTCTTAATTGCCGTTGCTACAGGCGCGACTTGTGCTTTGCTCTTTTCCCTGTATCCGCTTTTGCAGCTGTTTTCAGTGCCCCCGCTTCGCGTATTAAGAAAAGACATCTCGGCGAATCTCCGTTCCAGAAGCATTCAGTTTGTGGCTTCAGGCGGCGCGATATTCTTATTGATGTGGATGTACAGTCGCGATCTCAAAATTAGCGCTATTTTATTTGTGTCTGGTGCCGCGCTTGTTCTTGGGCTGCTTGGCGCAACCTATATCCTAATTGCGATTGGTCGCAAGCTGGGTAGTGGCAGAATGGGCCCATGGCAATTAGCTTGGGCACGCATTAAGCGCAGAGCGATGGACAACAGTGTGCAGCTTATTAGCTTTTCAGTCACTATAATGCTGCTTTTAGTGGTTCTAGTAATGCGAAATGACATGGTTTCGCAATGGCGTTCGCAATTACCCGAAGGTACACCAAACTACTTCTTGATAAACATCACACCGGACATTCAGCCAGAATTGGACAGGCACTTCGCTGATAATGGGGTAAATATCGAAGAGTTTTATCCTGTTATCCGAGGGCGATTCGTTTCGGTAAATGGGGAAGGGGTCAATACTGAAGTTTCCAAAGAGGACGAGCCAAATCGTGAAGGTCGAAGAGGTCTAGGTAGAGAAGCGAACCTAACGTGGAGTAACTCGTTACAAAAAGAAAACGAGATTATTGAAGGGAAATGGCATGGAAATGTGGAAACACAGTACACCGAAGGATGGTTCCCAGTCTCTGTTGAAGAAGGTGTGGCTAAAAGATTAAATATTGAAATGGGCGATAGGCTTACTTTTAATGTGGGAAGCGAAATCGTTGAAACGAAAGTAACGAGTATTCGAACCGTTAACTGGCAGACCATGCAGCCTAATTTCTTTTTCGTTATCCATCCAGATGCGATGGCTGCGTTCAGCCCAACGTATATCACTAGTTTTTACCTGCCCACCGATAGGAAGGCTGAGTTAACGAACCTCTTAAAGCCATTTGCTTCAATCACAATGTTTGATGTAGACGCTCGAATAAATCAACTTCGAGAGATTGTGGACCAGGTTTCTGTCGCCGTTGAGTTTATTTTGGTACTGGTTTTAATGTCGGGAAGTCTAGTATTAATAGCGCAGGTACAGGCGAGTATGGATGAGCGCAAGCAGGAAATAGCCATACTTCGCACACTTGGTGCTAAGGGCAGTCTAATAAGGAAAAGCGTAATTTTTGAATTTGTTATCATCGGCGTAGTCGCAGGCTTTATGGCTGCAATGGCGAACGAATTAAGTTTGTACTTACTGCAAACCACAGTATTTCAAATGGAAGCGAGTTTACATCCTGAGTACTGGGCTATAGCACCAAGCGTCGGTGCCATTGTTGTAGGCGTTCTAGGTGCGTTTGGTTGCTATCGGTTGCTTACGCTGAATACTGGACAGATGCTAAGGAATATGGTTTAG